A genome region from Nocardia sp. NBC_00565 includes the following:
- a CDS encoding isoprenyl transferase: MILRRDSSAPTRSASARSGAERAVRPPSPHPSGATPPELPPELVPKHVALVMDGNGRWAQERGLPRTAGHERGEAVLMDTVEGCIEIGVKWLSAYAFSTENWRRSPEEVRFLMGFNRDVIRRRRDEMHEMGVRVRWAGRRPRLWRSVINELETAQELTKDNTVMTLTMCVNYGGRAEIADAAREIARRVAAGEIDPERVTEATVAKYLDEPDMPDVDLFLRPSGEFRSSNFLIWQSAYAEFVYQDTLFPDFDRRNLWEACLQYASRDRRFGGTK; the protein is encoded by the coding sequence GTGATCCTCCGTCGAGACTCATCCGCGCCGACCAGGTCGGCCAGTGCACGGTCGGGTGCCGAGCGCGCCGTTCGTCCACCGTCGCCGCACCCCTCGGGGGCCACGCCGCCGGAGTTGCCGCCGGAGTTGGTGCCCAAGCACGTGGCGCTGGTCATGGACGGCAACGGTCGCTGGGCGCAGGAGCGGGGACTGCCGCGCACCGCGGGCCATGAGCGCGGCGAGGCGGTGCTGATGGACACCGTCGAGGGCTGTATCGAGATCGGCGTGAAGTGGCTCTCGGCCTACGCCTTCTCCACCGAGAACTGGCGGCGCAGTCCGGAGGAGGTGCGCTTCCTGATGGGGTTCAACCGGGATGTCATCCGCCGCCGCCGCGACGAGATGCACGAGATGGGTGTGCGGGTGCGCTGGGCGGGCCGGCGACCGCGGCTGTGGCGCAGCGTGATCAACGAACTGGAGACCGCCCAGGAGCTGACCAAGGACAACACGGTGATGACCCTCACCATGTGCGTCAACTATGGCGGTCGGGCCGAAATCGCCGATGCGGCAAGGGAAATCGCGCGTCGGGTGGCGGCGGGGGAGATAGATCCGGAGCGGGTGACCGAGGCGACGGTCGCCAAATACCTGGATGAGCCGGATATGCCCGACGTCGATCTGTTCCTGCGCCCCTCCGGTGAATTCCGCAGCTCGAACTTCCTCATCTGGCAGTCCGCCTACGCCGAATTCGTCTACCAGGACACCCTGTTTCCCGATTTCGACAGGCGCAACCTGTGGGAGGCCTGTCTCCAGTACGCTTCGCGTGACCGTCGCTTCGGGGGGACCAAGTGA
- a CDS encoding ABC transporter ATP-binding protein yields MTSALTTTAIFAAAGSSGKHRASSAIELHDLHKSFRLPGGGEVRAVDGLDLTIAPGEIVAFLGPNGAGKTTAIDMLLGLARPDSGSVRVFGGTPAEALALGRVSAVMQSGGLLPDLTVAETVQLVATLHANPRSVEEVLARAGIADIGGRLVGKCSGGQKQRLRFALALLPNPDLIVLDEPTTGMDVEGRREFWNAMREDSDRGRTVLFATHYLDEADAYADRIVLVRAGRVVADGSAAEIKNLAAGRAVSATLPGADPTRLLAVPGVDHVELRGDRILLHTKDSDAIARYLLTETTAVDLEITSHNLESAFLALTTGEN; encoded by the coding sequence ATGACATCGGCACTGACAACCACGGCCATCTTCGCCGCGGCCGGGAGCTCGGGGAAGCATCGAGCGTCGTCCGCGATCGAACTGCACGATCTGCACAAGAGCTTCCGGCTCCCGGGCGGCGGCGAGGTGCGAGCCGTCGACGGACTCGACCTGACGATCGCGCCGGGGGAGATCGTCGCCTTCCTCGGCCCCAACGGCGCGGGTAAGACCACCGCCATCGATATGCTGCTCGGGCTGGCGAGGCCGGACTCCGGCAGCGTCCGGGTTTTCGGCGGCACGCCCGCGGAAGCCCTTGCACTGGGCCGTGTTTCGGCGGTCATGCAGTCGGGTGGGCTGCTGCCCGATCTGACCGTCGCCGAGACCGTGCAGCTGGTGGCCACGCTGCACGCGAACCCGCGCTCGGTCGAGGAGGTGCTCGCCCGCGCTGGCATCGCCGATATCGGCGGCCGCCTGGTCGGGAAATGTTCCGGCGGACAGAAGCAACGCCTCCGGTTCGCACTCGCACTGCTGCCGAATCCGGATCTGATCGTGCTCGACGAACCGACCACCGGTATGGATGTCGAAGGGCGCCGGGAATTCTGGAACGCCATGCGCGAGGACTCCGATCGTGGCCGCACCGTATTGTTCGCCACCCACTATCTCGACGAGGCCGACGCCTACGCCGACCGGATCGTGCTGGTGCGCGCCGGCCGGGTGGTCGCCGACGGCAGCGCCGCCGAGATCAAGAATCTGGCCGCGGGCCGCGCCGTCAGCGCCACGTTGCCCGGCGCCGATCCGACCCGGCTGCTCGCGGTACCCGGCGTCGACCATGTCGAGCTGCGCGGCGATCGAATCCTGCTGCACACCAAGGATTCCGACGCCATCGCCCGCTATCTGCTCACCGAGACCACCGCGGTCGATCTCGAAATCACTTCGCACAATCTCGAATCCGCGTTCCTGGCGCTCACCACCGGAGAAAACTGA
- a CDS encoding ABC transporter permease, with translation MTTLAPQAVSTTRVPLGGLSLGFLRLELRRMLRNRRTLIFTLIVPPLFFAIFGLQSDDRTQTFGSGNVTGYIMVSMAVYGAMLATTSGGAMVAIERAQGWSRQLRLTPLRPVAYIATKVAVAMVLGLGSVTAVFVVGGLLGAHLTVTAWVSCFLLAWICSLVFAAFGLFIGYLLPSENVMQLLGPVLAGLSFAGGLFMPLHGWFETVSKIFPTNGVATLARMPFGDTSAASIVMAILNVVVWATIFGGGAAILFRRDTAR, from the coding sequence ATGACTACCCTTGCCCCACAGGCAGTTTCGACAACTCGGGTGCCGCTGGGCGGCCTCAGCCTCGGCTTCCTCCGTCTGGAGCTGCGCCGCATGCTCCGCAACCGCCGCACCCTGATCTTCACGTTGATCGTGCCGCCACTGTTCTTCGCCATCTTCGGCCTGCAATCCGATGACAGGACACAGACTTTCGGTTCCGGCAATGTCACCGGCTACATCATGGTCTCGATGGCGGTCTATGGAGCGATGCTGGCCACCACCAGCGGCGGCGCGATGGTCGCGATCGAACGAGCCCAGGGGTGGAGCCGCCAATTGCGGCTCACCCCATTGCGTCCGGTCGCCTACATCGCCACCAAGGTCGCCGTCGCGATGGTGCTCGGGCTGGGGTCGGTCACCGCCGTCTTCGTCGTCGGCGGCCTGCTCGGCGCCCACCTGACTGTTACCGCCTGGGTGAGCTGCTTCCTGCTTGCCTGGATCTGCTCCCTGGTCTTCGCCGCATTCGGCCTGTTCATCGGCTACCTGCTGCCCTCGGAGAACGTCATGCAACTGCTGGGCCCCGTCCTCGCGGGCCTGTCCTTCGCCGGCGGCCTGTTCATGCCACTGCACGGCTGGTTCGAGACGGTCTCCAAGATCTTCCCCACCAACGGTGTCGCCACCCTGGCCCGTATGCCGTTCGGCGATACCAGCGCCGCCTCGATCGTTATGGCGATCCTCAACGTCGTCGTCTGGGCCACCATCTTCGGCGGCGGCGCGGCCATCCTGTTCCGCCGTGACACCGCACGCTGA
- a CDS encoding sensor histidine kinase, which translates to MGVRSAFDSLRGGGASQLLDRVVQDGGFSVQGKRRGWFGGLMSVAWLSYMIGPVIQAWVRADQPTASLATAAVLAYAALIVGSFIVFRRADRSEPLIEHPADLRLWPVLAAMATCTAALIALLGPIALPTLIYVGVTAVFHMPTRESGYVAFAVMLAMLLVPVALPSLSGVPFYVSFVPVVVWAARQLGLRGERLAELARRQRAELAIVEERNRVARDVHDILGHSLTVITVKTELAQRLIDVDLARAKAEMADVERLAREALTGVRDTVGGLREVSLRGELANARTALAAADIEATLPDTVRLPDSGHSELFGWVLREAVTNVIRHSAARHCTVTVTEAGIEVLDDGRGLGTGLNSGSGLSGLRERVRAAGGILTLSSPEGGGVRVRATVPAVE; encoded by the coding sequence ATGGGTGTGAGGTCCGCGTTCGATTCGCTGCGGGGCGGTGGCGCATCCCAGTTGCTGGACAGGGTTGTGCAGGACGGCGGATTCTCGGTTCAGGGCAAGCGGCGCGGCTGGTTCGGCGGGCTGATGTCGGTGGCCTGGCTGTCCTACATGATCGGACCGGTCATCCAGGCCTGGGTGCGCGCGGACCAGCCGACCGCGAGTCTCGCGACCGCGGCCGTGCTCGCCTACGCGGCGTTGATCGTCGGTTCCTTCATCGTCTTCCGCCGGGCCGACCGGAGTGAACCGCTCATCGAACACCCGGCCGACCTCCGACTGTGGCCGGTGCTCGCGGCCATGGCGACATGCACCGCGGCGTTGATCGCGCTGCTCGGCCCGATCGCCCTGCCCACCTTGATCTATGTCGGGGTGACGGCCGTGTTCCACATGCCGACGCGCGAGTCGGGATATGTGGCGTTCGCGGTCATGCTCGCCATGCTGCTGGTGCCGGTGGCGCTGCCGAGTCTGTCCGGTGTCCCGTTCTACGTATCGTTCGTACCCGTCGTGGTCTGGGCGGCCAGGCAGCTGGGATTGCGCGGTGAGCGGCTGGCCGAGCTGGCCAGGCGGCAGCGGGCCGAGCTCGCGATCGTCGAGGAACGCAACCGGGTGGCACGCGACGTGCACGATATCCTCGGCCATTCGCTTACCGTGATCACCGTGAAAACCGAACTCGCGCAACGCCTCATCGATGTCGACCTGGCACGGGCGAAGGCCGAGATGGCCGATGTCGAGCGGCTGGCGCGCGAGGCGCTGACCGGGGTTCGGGACACGGTCGGCGGTCTGCGTGAGGTGTCGTTGCGTGGTGAATTGGCCAATGCGCGGACGGCGCTCGCGGCTGCTGATATCGAGGCCACACTCCCGGATACGGTGCGACTGCCCGATAGCGGCCACAGTGAGTTGTTCGGTTGGGTGCTGCGCGAGGCGGTGACGAATGTGATCCGGCACAGTGCCGCCCGCCACTGCACGGTCACGGTGACCGAAGCCGGCATCGAGGTCCTCGATGACGGTCGCGGGCTGGGAACCGGCCTCAATTCCGGGTCGGGTCTGTCCGGACTGCGCGAACGAGTGCGGGCCGCCGGGGGAATATTGACGCTGTCGTCACCTGAGGGAGGTGGAGTTCGTGTGCGTGCCACGGTGCCCGCTGTCGAGTGA
- a CDS encoding response regulator transcription factor: MIRLLLADDQALVRGALAALLGLETDLAVVAEVGRGDEVLDAVARTTPDVVLLDVEMPGMDGIAVAAQLHAAHPDVRILMVTTFGRPGYLRRAIDAGASGFVVKDTPARELADAVRRVHMGLRVVDPALATETLSVGTSPLTAREREVLAAAADGATAGAIAKQLHLSEGTVRNHLSSAIGKTGTSTRAEAVRAAERLGWL, from the coding sequence ATGATCCGTCTCCTGCTTGCCGACGATCAAGCGCTGGTCCGCGGCGCGCTCGCCGCGCTGCTCGGTCTGGAGACCGATCTGGCGGTGGTCGCCGAGGTCGGTCGGGGCGACGAGGTCCTCGACGCGGTCGCGCGCACGACACCCGATGTGGTCCTGCTGGATGTGGAAATGCCCGGCATGGACGGCATCGCGGTCGCGGCGCAGTTGCACGCCGCTCATCCGGACGTGCGGATTCTGATGGTCACGACGTTCGGCCGACCCGGCTATCTGCGGCGCGCAATCGATGCGGGCGCAAGCGGATTCGTTGTCAAGGACACCCCTGCTCGCGAGCTGGCGGATGCGGTGCGCCGCGTCCACATGGGCTTGCGCGTCGTCGATCCGGCATTGGCGACCGAGACTTTGTCCGTCGGCACCTCGCCGCTGACGGCACGCGAACGCGAAGTCCTCGCCGCCGCGGCCGACGGTGCGACTGCGGGCGCGATCGCCAAACAGCTACATCTATCGGAAGGCACTGTCCGCAACCATCTTTCATCCGCCATCGGCAAGACCGGAACCAGCACCCGCGCCGAAGCGGTCCGCGCAGCCGAACGCCTCGGCTGGCTGTGA